A DNA window from Flavisolibacter ginsenosidimutans contains the following coding sequences:
- the paaA gene encoding 1,2-phenylacetyl-CoA epoxidase subunit PaaA codes for MPVQNMEKIFQDKIDAEVRIEPKDWMPEKYRQTLIRQISQHAHSEIVGMLPEGNWISRAPSLKRKQILIAKVQDEAGHGLYLYSAAETLGISRDEMIEQLHSGKAKYSSIFNYPTLTWADMGVIGWLVDGAAIMNQVPLCRTSYGPYSRAMIRVCKEESFHQRQGFESLVVLSKGSEEQRAMVQDAIDRWWWPSLMMFGPHDSESTNTEASMKWKIKRFGNDELRQRFVDMCTEQVKLLNMTLPDPDLKWNEERQHYDFGKINWEEFWNVVSGNGPCNKQRLDARRKAWEEGGWVREAAKAHAEKRAVRSKREAA; via the coding sequence ATGCCCGTTCAGAACATGGAAAAAATCTTCCAGGATAAAATTGATGCGGAGGTACGCATCGAGCCTAAAGACTGGATGCCGGAGAAGTACCGGCAAACGCTTATCCGGCAAATCTCCCAGCACGCACACAGCGAAATTGTAGGCATGTTGCCCGAAGGCAATTGGATCAGCCGGGCGCCTTCGTTAAAACGCAAACAAATTCTTATTGCCAAAGTACAGGACGAAGCCGGCCACGGCCTCTATCTCTACAGCGCTGCCGAAACCCTCGGCATTAGCCGCGACGAAATGATTGAACAATTGCACAGCGGCAAGGCCAAATATTCGTCCATCTTCAATTACCCAACATTAACCTGGGCCGACATGGGCGTGATTGGCTGGCTGGTTGACGGTGCCGCCATCATGAACCAGGTACCGCTTTGCCGCACCAGTTACGGGCCGTACAGCCGCGCCATGATTCGCGTTTGCAAAGAAGAAAGTTTTCACCAACGACAAGGTTTCGAAAGCCTTGTTGTATTAAGCAAAGGCAGCGAAGAACAAAGAGCAATGGTGCAGGACGCAATTGACCGTTGGTGGTGGCCATCATTAATGATGTTTGGTCCGCACGACAGCGAAAGCACCAACACCGAAGCAAGCATGAAGTGGAAGATAAAACGCTTCGGCAACGACGAATTGCGCCAGCGTTTTGTGGACATGTGCACCGAGCAAGTGAAGTTGCTGAACATGACCTTGCCAGACCCGGATTTAAAGTGGAACGAAGAGCGGCAGCATTACGATTTTGGAAAAATCAATTGGGAAGAATTCTGGAACGTGGTAAGCGGCAACGGCCCTTGCAACAAACAACGCCTGGACGCACGACGCAAAGCCTGGGAAGAAGGTGGCTGGGTACGCGAAGCCGCGAAGGCTCATGCAGAAAAAAGAGCGGTGCGGAGTAAGAGGGAAGCGGCGTAA
- the paaB gene encoding 1,2-phenylacetyl-CoA epoxidase subunit PaaB, producing MKLFTKFYYGDYGDKEAPTGGGISNAPKNEWPLWEVFIRSKQGLDHKHVGSLHAADAQMAIENARDVYTRRLEGVSIWVVESKHVHASNPDEAESFYEPAADKVYRHPTFYDLPDEVKHM from the coding sequence ATGAAACTCTTTACTAAATTCTACTACGGCGACTACGGTGACAAGGAAGCCCCAACCGGCGGCGGCATTTCAAATGCTCCAAAAAATGAATGGCCTTTGTGGGAAGTTTTTATTCGCAGCAAGCAAGGCCTCGACCACAAACACGTTGGCAGCCTTCATGCAGCAGATGCGCAGATGGCCATTGAAAACGCAAGAGACGTTTACACGCGGCGACTTGAAGGCGTAAGCATTTGGGTGGTGGAAAGCAAACACGTTCACGCATCAAATCCCGACGAAGCCGAAAGTTTTTACGAGCCTGCGGCCGACAAAGTTTATCGTCATCCGACTTTTTACGATTTGCCCGACGAAGTAAAACACATGTAA
- the paaC gene encoding 1,2-phenylacetyl-CoA epoxidase subunit PaaC has product MSTPQLFLYNLHLADNALMLAQRNSEWTGHGPVLEQDIAITNISLDLLGQARNFYQYAASLYNGFDNDEKKAVDQYVPRLWKTYNRELEEDDLAFLRDEHQYLNLLIAELPKGDWAFSVLRQFFFSVFQFHQYQQLQQNNDAQLAAIAEKSIKEVAYHLRWSGEWVIRLGDGTDESNRRIKNVLADLWPFTGEMFVGATFEAINVSLLKEAWLQKVQAVFIEATLEMPAAKWFQSGGKEGRHTEHLGYLLAEMQCLQRTYPNVTW; this is encoded by the coding sequence TTGTCAACCCCTCAACTTTTTTTATACAACCTTCATCTTGCGGACAATGCGCTGATGCTTGCCCAGCGCAACAGCGAATGGACGGGCCATGGTCCTGTGCTGGAACAAGACATTGCCATCACTAATATTTCGCTTGACCTTTTGGGGCAGGCCAGAAACTTTTATCAATACGCCGCATCACTTTACAACGGCTTTGATAACGACGAGAAAAAAGCCGTTGATCAATACGTTCCGCGTCTTTGGAAAACCTACAACCGCGAATTGGAGGAAGACGATCTTGCTTTCCTTCGCGACGAACATCAATACCTCAATTTGCTCATCGCCGAATTGCCAAAAGGCGATTGGGCTTTTAGCGTTCTGCGGCAGTTTTTTTTCAGCGTTTTTCAATTCCATCAATACCAGCAACTGCAACAAAACAACGATGCGCAACTGGCAGCCATTGCGGAAAAATCAATCAAGGAAGTTGCTTATCACTTACGCTGGAGTGGCGAGTGGGTGATTCGTTTGGGCGATGGAACGGACGAAAGCAACCGGCGCATAAAAAACGTACTCGCAGATCTCTGGCCCTTTACCGGTGAGATGTTTGTGGGAGCAACATTTGAAGCAATAAATGTTTCATTGTTAAAAGAAGCATGGCTGCAAAAAGTGCAAGCCGTGTTTATCGAAGCAACGTTAGAAATGCCCGCAGCAAAATGGTTTCAATCGGGCGGTAAAGAAGGCCGCCATACCGAACATTTAGGGTATTTACTTGCCGAGATGCAATGCCTGCAACGCACCTATCCAAACGTTACCTGGTAA
- a CDS encoding c-type cytochrome, translated as MKKSFLVTFGIIALAVLSYAFTTNPDEPKYKNLKILPKDITHEQMDSVMHHFTASLNVKCNFCHMRNEETKEWDWASDENKHKLVAREMMKMTNKINDKYFPIGKKAEKLSTQLMISCYTCHHGTTEPAAKAPRMERPQQRPAQDSARRNLDSTKRNG; from the coding sequence ATGAAAAAATCTTTCCTTGTAACCTTTGGAATTATTGCCTTGGCAGTGCTCTCTTATGCCTTTACCACAAACCCCGATGAACCCAAATACAAGAACCTGAAAATTCTTCCCAAAGACATTACGCACGAGCAAATGGACAGCGTGATGCACCACTTCACCGCATCGTTGAACGTAAAGTGTAACTTTTGCCACATGCGCAACGAAGAGACAAAAGAATGGGATTGGGCCTCGGACGAAAACAAGCACAAACTGGTGGCACGCGAAATGATGAAGATGACCAACAAGATCAACGACAAATATTTTCCGATAGGCAAAAAAGCCGAAAAGCTTTCCACGCAACTGATGATTAGTTGTTACACCTGTCATCACGGCACTACCGAACCCGCTGCCAAAGCGCCGCGCATGGAAAGACCACAGCAACGGCCCGCGCAGGACTCGGCAAGAAGAAACCTGGACTCTACCAAACGAAACGGATAA
- a CDS encoding GH3 auxin-responsive promoter family protein, whose amino-acid sequence MKLLSPAISRFARLRLWSIEQWTIDPVKAQHHVWQDLLAAGQYTEFGRCFHFSQIQSLSDYKKTIPVQTYDSLKGYIERMMRGEENILWNTPITWFAKSSGTTSDKSKFIPVSEESLKDNHYKASKDVLSLYYVSHPESDLLTGKGLVIGGSHQINQFNEEIQYGDLSAVVLQNSPFWSNWIRTPDLSIALMDEWETKIEALAQSTINENVTSMAGVPTWLIVLLKRILEITGKQTVKEVWPSLELYMHGGVSFVPYRQQFEKLIGAPINYMEMYNASEGFFAAQDDLAEDGMLLMCDHGIFYEFMPVNEFDKEAPQTIQLNEVEVGKNYAPVITTNGGLWRYLLGDTIQFTSLAPFRIKVSGRIKHFMNAFGEEVIVDNTDTAIASACKKTGAVVNDYTAAPIYFSEEGNGAHEWLIEFDKAPENLPQFIYELDAALKSINSDYEAKRYKDIALRMPEVKTVQKGTFTAWLAHKGKLGGQHKVPRLSNDRTTLEDVKRFVSASQD is encoded by the coding sequence ATGAAACTTCTCTCTCCTGCTATATCACGCTTTGCACGCTTGCGATTGTGGTCTATTGAACAATGGACAATTGACCCCGTAAAAGCACAGCACCATGTGTGGCAAGATCTCTTGGCCGCGGGCCAGTACACCGAGTTTGGCCGTTGCTTTCATTTCTCGCAAATTCAATCGCTGAGTGATTACAAGAAAACCATTCCCGTTCAAACCTACGATAGCCTCAAAGGCTACATTGAACGCATGATGCGCGGCGAAGAAAACATTTTATGGAACACGCCCATCACCTGGTTTGCCAAAAGCAGCGGAACCACAAGCGACAAAAGCAAGTTCATTCCCGTTAGCGAGGAAAGCTTAAAAGACAATCATTACAAAGCGTCAAAAGATGTGCTGTCGCTGTACTACGTTTCGCATCCCGAAAGCGATTTGCTCACCGGCAAAGGGCTTGTCATCGGCGGCAGTCATCAAATCAATCAATTCAACGAAGAGATTCAGTACGGCGATTTAAGCGCCGTGGTTTTGCAGAACTCTCCGTTTTGGAGCAACTGGATTCGCACACCGGATTTATCCATTGCGTTAATGGACGAATGGGAAACAAAGATTGAAGCGCTGGCGCAATCAACCATAAACGAGAACGTAACCTCGATGGCCGGTGTGCCCACGTGGCTGATTGTTTTGCTTAAACGCATTTTGGAAATCACCGGCAAGCAAACCGTTAAAGAAGTGTGGCCGAGCCTTGAGTTGTACATGCACGGCGGCGTAAGCTTTGTTCCTTACCGGCAGCAGTTTGAAAAATTAATTGGTGCGCCCATCAATTATATGGAGATGTACAACGCATCGGAAGGTTTTTTTGCGGCGCAGGATGATTTGGCTGAAGACGGCATGTTGCTCATGTGCGATCACGGCATTTTTTACGAGTTCATGCCGGTGAACGAGTTTGACAAAGAAGCGCCGCAAACGATTCAGTTGAACGAAGTGGAAGTTGGAAAAAATTACGCACCCGTCATCACCACCAACGGCGGCTTGTGGCGTTACCTGCTGGGCGATACAATTCAATTCACATCGCTGGCTCCTTTTCGCATAAAAGTATCCGGCCGCATCAAGCACTTTATGAATGCCTTTGGTGAGGAAGTGATTGTGGACAATACCGACACAGCCATTGCATCGGCTTGTAAAAAAACCGGCGCAGTTGTAAACGATTACACCGCTGCACCCATTTATTTTTCCGAAGAGGGCAACGGCGCACACGAATGGCTGATAGAATTTGACAAGGCGCCCGAAAATTTGCCCCAATTCATTTACGAGTTAGACGCCGCACTCAAAAGCATTAACAGCGATTACGAAGCCAAGCGCTACAAAGACATTGCGCTGCGCATGCCCGAAGTAAAGACCGTACAAAAGGGAACGTTCACTGCATGGCTGGCGCACAAAGGCAAATTGGGCGGGCAACATAAAGTACCGCGGTTAAGCAACGACCGGACAACACTGGAAGACGTTAAACGGTTTGTATCGGCTTCGCAGGACTGA
- the zwf gene encoding glucose-6-phosphate dehydrogenase — protein sequence MTTETKREPTIIFIFGGSGDLAYRKLVPALYNLYIDKYLPDNFYIYGIGRSEYSEDQYIDYLKGGIASFSRRKEALDETWKVFSPHIDYIKADLEKDDTYQEISNKIAEKEKEWNAKAVVMFYMSVAPQLAPMIATKLYEHGLTADAAHSRMVFEKPFGHDLESARALNIKLGEMFEERQIYRIDHYLGKETVQNILALRFANALFEPLWNCNYIDHVQITAAEDIGIESRGSYYEGAGALRDMVQNHILQLVCMIAMEAPVSFAADEIRNKKLDVLKAIRRWRKDEVHKNAVRGQYGEGWIHGKEIIAYRNEKGVAPNSPVETFAAVKFYVDNWRWRGIPFFVRTGKAMQSKSSLIVIEFKPAPDYAFPPEAGETWRPNRLIISIQPQMDIRLRFQAKQPGPQMILQPVDMVFSYTDAYGDNAPEAYETLLEDVIEGNPTLFMRADQVEKAWEIIQPILEAWQTRPPVDFPNYTPGTWGPEDAEALIARDGYNWTTLPK from the coding sequence ATGACCACGGAAACCAAGAGAGAACCAACCATCATCTTCATCTTCGGCGGCAGCGGCGACCTCGCCTACCGCAAGCTTGTCCCGGCGCTATACAATCTCTACATAGACAAATACCTGCCCGATAATTTTTACATCTACGGCATCGGCCGCAGCGAGTACAGCGAAGACCAATACATTGATTATCTCAAAGGCGGCATTGCTTCGTTCAGCCGGCGCAAAGAAGCATTGGATGAAACGTGGAAAGTTTTTTCGCCGCACATTGATTACATCAAAGCCGACCTGGAAAAAGACGACACTTACCAGGAAATAAGCAACAAGATTGCAGAGAAAGAAAAGGAATGGAACGCAAAGGCCGTTGTGATGTTTTACATGTCGGTAGCGCCGCAACTGGCGCCGATGATTGCCACCAAGCTTTACGAACACGGCCTTACTGCCGATGCAGCGCACAGCCGCATGGTGTTTGAAAAACCTTTCGGCCACGATTTGGAAAGTGCGAGAGCATTAAACATCAAGTTGGGCGAAATGTTTGAAGAGCGGCAGATCTACCGCATTGATCATTACCTCGGAAAAGAAACCGTTCAAAACATTTTGGCGCTCCGTTTTGCCAATGCCCTGTTTGAACCGCTTTGGAATTGCAATTACATTGACCACGTGCAAATCACCGCCGCCGAGGATATCGGCATTGAAAGCCGCGGTTCGTATTACGAAGGTGCCGGCGCCCTGCGCGACATGGTGCAGAACCACATTCTTCAACTGGTGTGCATGATTGCCATGGAAGCGCCGGTATCGTTTGCCGCCGACGAAATCCGCAACAAAAAACTCGATGTACTCAAAGCCATTCGCCGCTGGCGAAAAGACGAGGTGCACAAGAATGCCGTTCGCGGCCAGTACGGCGAAGGTTGGATTCACGGCAAGGAAATCATTGCCTACCGCAACGAAAAAGGTGTGGCTCCCAACTCACCCGTCGAAACCTTTGCGGCCGTAAAATTTTACGTGGACAACTGGCGCTGGCGCGGCATCCCGTTTTTTGTGCGCACCGGCAAAGCCATGCAATCAAAAAGCAGCCTGATTGTGATTGAATTTAAGCCAGCACCCGATTATGCCTTTCCACCGGAAGCCGGCGAAACCTGGCGGCCCAACCGCCTGATTATTTCCATTCAGCCGCAGATGGACATTCGCCTGCGCTTCCAGGCAAAACAGCCCGGCCCGCAAATGATCCTGCAGCCAGTAGACATGGTGTTTAGCTACACCGATGCTTACGGCGACAATGCGCCGGAAGCTTATGAAACGTTGTTGGAAGACGTGATTGAAGGCAACCCGACCTTATTCATGCGTGCCGACCAGGTGGAGAAAGCCTGGGAAATTATTCAACCCATTCTGGAAGCCTGGCAAACCCGTCCGCCGGTTGATTTTCCGAATTATACACCCGGCACCTGGGGCCCTGAAGACGCGGAAGCGTTGATTGCCCGGGATGGATATAATTGGACGACGCTGCCGAAATGA
- the gndA gene encoding NADP-dependent phosphogluconate dehydrogenase, with translation MEAQFDFGMIGIGVMGSNLLLNMADKGYAAIGFDLKQERADKLEASATKGTTVKGTTNVEEMVRALKKPRKIMMLVPAGKPVDDVINNLLPHLEKDDIVIDGGNSYYKDTQKRVDYLQPKGIHFFGMGVSGGEAGARFGPSMMPGGDKEAYQYLKPILEAIAAKADGKPCVAYMGNGPAGHYVKMTHNGIEYAMMQLISEAYDLMKRGAGYTNDDLHTIFLKWNADSLQSFLIEITAEVFRTLDTETEDGTDYLVDHILDKAGSKGTGKWTSQDAMDLPVSIPTIDMAVALRDLSVYKNQRVEASKLYQPEIGKINSPSAELIQDLEDALYFTFLIAYAQGLSLLAKASVDYKFDIPLPDVVQIWKGGCIIRSSLLYQFDKAFAANATLENVLLHPTIAEILKSKEAALRRIISLTINARIPVAAMSSALAYFDAYCSERLPTNLIQAQRDFFGAHTYQRIDKEGVFHTEWHEGG, from the coding sequence ATGGAAGCGCAATTTGATTTCGGGATGATCGGCATTGGCGTAATGGGCAGCAATCTTTTGTTGAACATGGCCGATAAAGGCTATGCCGCCATCGGCTTTGATTTAAAGCAGGAGCGTGCCGACAAACTGGAAGCCTCGGCAACCAAAGGCACAACCGTAAAAGGCACCACCAACGTTGAAGAAATGGTAAGGGCTTTAAAGAAGCCGCGAAAGATTATGATGCTTGTGCCCGCAGGCAAGCCGGTGGACGACGTGATCAACAACCTGCTTCCGCATTTGGAGAAAGATGACATTGTGATTGACGGCGGCAACAGCTATTACAAAGACACGCAAAAACGCGTTGATTACCTGCAACCCAAAGGCATTCACTTTTTCGGCATGGGCGTGTCGGGCGGCGAAGCCGGTGCACGCTTTGGCCCGAGCATGATGCCTGGCGGTGACAAGGAAGCGTATCAATATTTGAAGCCAATTTTAGAAGCCATTGCCGCCAAAGCCGACGGCAAGCCATGTGTGGCTTATATGGGAAACGGTCCCGCCGGCCATTACGTAAAGATGACGCACAACGGCATTGAATACGCCATGATGCAGTTAATCAGCGAAGCCTATGATTTGATGAAACGCGGCGCCGGTTATACAAACGATGATTTGCACACCATTTTTTTAAAATGGAACGCGGACAGCTTGCAATCGTTTTTGATTGAGATTACCGCCGAAGTTTTTCGCACGCTGGACACGGAAACCGAGGACGGAACCGATTATCTCGTTGACCACATTCTGGACAAAGCAGGCTCGAAAGGCACCGGCAAATGGACCTCGCAAGACGCGATGGATTTGCCGGTTTCCATTCCAACTATAGATATGGCTGTAGCCTTGCGTGACCTTTCGGTTTACAAAAATCAACGCGTTGAAGCCAGCAAGCTTTATCAGCCCGAAATTGGAAAAATAAATTCGCCTTCGGCAGAATTGATTCAGGATTTGGAAGATGCTTTGTACTTCACCTTCCTGATTGCTTATGCACAAGGCTTGAGCTTGTTGGCGAAGGCATCGGTTGATTACAAGTTTGACATTCCGCTGCCCGATGTGGTGCAAATCTGGAAAGGCGGCTGCATCATTCGTTCATCGTTGCTTTACCAGTTTGACAAAGCCTTTGCGGCTAATGCAACGTTGGAAAATGTTTTGCTTCACCCAACCATTGCCGAAATTTTAAAAAGCAAAGAAGCGGCGTTGCGAAGAATAATTTCGCTTACCATCAACGCAAGAATTCCGGTAGCAGCCATGAGCAGTGCGCTGGCTTATTTTGACGCCTATTGCAGCGAACGGCTTCCCACAAATTTGATTCAAGCGCAGCGTGATTTTTTTGGTGCGCACACGTATCAGCGTATAGACAAAGAAGGCGTGTTTCATACGGAGTGGCACGAGGGCGGTTGA
- the paaE gene encoding 1,2-phenylacetyl-CoA epoxidase subunit PaaE: MIHFHPLRVKKVEKETDDCVSIEFDVPAELQETFRFKQGQNLTIKKWLNGEELRRNYSICTSPFDNKLKVAVKKAEGGLFSTFANDELKAGDVLDVLPPTGKFYTDLHPSNKKSYVAFAAGSGITPVLSIVKTTLLTEPQSNFALVYGNRTKSNIIFKEELEALKDKFIDRLRVYHILSREKTDAELNYGRIDVPKLELVFSKVIDAKACDEFFLCGPEEMIFCIKGYLEGRGIAPDKIHFELFTVPGQKQSAISNQQSAIEDKSAKAKISVKVDGILFDFDLAYESESILDAALKQGADLPYACKGGVCTTCKAKLVEGEVSMDVNWGLEPEEVAQGYVLTCQSHPKTEKVVVDFDAK; encoded by the coding sequence ATGATTCACTTTCACCCTTTGCGTGTAAAAAAAGTTGAGAAGGAAACCGATGATTGTGTGTCCATTGAGTTTGACGTACCGGCCGAATTGCAGGAAACGTTTCGTTTTAAGCAGGGACAAAATCTCACGATAAAAAAATGGCTCAACGGCGAAGAACTGCGCCGCAATTATTCCATCTGCACAAGTCCGTTTGACAACAAATTAAAAGTGGCGGTAAAGAAAGCGGAAGGCGGTTTGTTCTCCACCTTTGCCAATGATGAATTGAAAGCCGGCGACGTTTTGGACGTGCTTCCACCCACGGGAAAGTTTTACACGGATCTGCATCCTTCAAACAAAAAATCCTACGTGGCCTTTGCAGCGGGCAGCGGCATTACACCCGTTCTTTCCATCGTTAAAACAACGCTGCTCACGGAACCACAAAGCAATTTTGCATTGGTGTACGGCAACCGCACCAAGAGCAACATCATCTTTAAAGAAGAACTGGAGGCGTTGAAAGATAAGTTCATCGATCGCTTGCGCGTCTATCATATTTTAAGCCGTGAAAAAACCGACGCCGAATTGAATTACGGACGGATTGATGTACCCAAACTCGAACTGGTATTCAGTAAAGTAATTGACGCAAAAGCCTGCGACGAGTTTTTTCTCTGCGGCCCGGAAGAAATGATTTTTTGCATCAAAGGCTATTTGGAAGGCCGGGGCATTGCACCGGATAAAATTCACTTCGAACTCTTCACCGTGCCCGGACAAAAACAATCGGCAATCAGTAATCAACAATCGGCCATTGAAGACAAAAGTGCAAAAGCAAAAATCAGCGTAAAAGTTGACGGCATTTTATTCGACTTTGATTTGGCTTATGAAAGTGAAAGCATTTTGGATGCTGCTTTAAAGCAAGGTGCCGACCTTCCGTATGCCTGCAAAGGCGGTGTGTGCACTACATGTAAGGCAAAGCTTGTGGAAGGCGAAGTTTCAATGGACGTTAATTGGGGTTTGGAGCCAGAGGAAGTTGCGCAAGGCTATGTACTTACATGCCAGTCGCATCCAAAAACTGAAAAAGTTGTTGTTGACTTTGATGCAAAATAA
- a CDS encoding DNA-3-methyladenine glycosylase family protein, whose amino-acid sequence MLRFTKENFVALCDKLSANDMRLNSIVSEYGYPPLWTRPNTFETLVLTILEQQVSLASAYAAYKKLKERLGKITPQGLLSLSDKDLRSCYFSRQKIVYTRGLAETIVAKKINLKAFETKEDAVIRKELTALKGIGNWTVDIYLLHALQHADVFPVGDLALVNAVKMITGQSFTKEEIMAMAETWKPYRSIATMILWHYYIKKKNIKLLH is encoded by the coding sequence ATGCTGCGGTTTACGAAAGAAAATTTTGTTGCGCTTTGCGATAAGCTAAGTGCAAACGACATGCGTCTGAACAGCATCGTTTCCGAATACGGTTACCCGCCGCTTTGGACAAGACCAAACACATTTGAAACGCTTGTTCTTACCATTCTTGAACAGCAGGTTTCACTCGCATCAGCTTATGCGGCCTACAAAAAGCTGAAAGAACGACTTGGAAAAATCACGCCGCAAGGCTTGCTTTCCTTAAGCGATAAAGACTTAAGAAGCTGCTATTTCAGTCGCCAGAAAATTGTGTACACACGAGGCTTAGCAGAGACCATCGTTGCAAAGAAAATCAACCTGAAAGCTTTTGAAACAAAAGAAGACGCAGTCATTCGCAAAGAACTGACAGCCTTAAAAGGAATTGGCAACTGGACTGTTGATATTTACCTGCTCCATGCACTTCAACACGCAGATGTTTTTCCGGTTGGTGATTTGGCTTTAGTAAACGCAGTAAAAATGATAACGGGGCAATCGTTCACAAAAGAAGAAATTATGGCAATGGCCGAAACCTGGAAGCCCTATCGTTCCATTGCCACCATGATTCTTTGGCATTATTACATTAAAAAGAAAAACATCAAACTGCTCCATTGA
- a CDS encoding four helix bundle protein: protein MEQKPHQPFTDLDVWKKAREFKKELESLAKTFPLDEKRRLSDQLIRSARSINANIAEGHGRFTYKDQLHFCVQARGSLSETLNHLIDAFDAKYITQDQLSFHKQKYDEIERLLNGYITYLRGKL, encoded by the coding sequence ATGGAGCAAAAACCACATCAACCTTTTACCGACCTAGATGTCTGGAAAAAGGCGAGAGAATTTAAAAAAGAATTGGAGTCGTTAGCAAAAACTTTTCCACTGGATGAGAAGCGCAGATTAAGCGATCAACTCATCAGGTCAGCACGCTCTATCAATGCAAACATTGCCGAAGGACATGGCCGTTTTACCTATAAAGACCAGCTTCACTTTTGCGTTCAGGCCAGAGGCTCGTTGAGCGAAACCTTGAATCATTTAATTGATGCCTTCGACGCCAAATACATTACACAAGACCAACTGTCTTTTCACAAACAGAAATATGACGAAATTGAACGCTTGCTGAACGGCTACATTACTTATCTGCGAGGGAAGCTTTAG
- the fabG gene encoding 3-oxoacyl-[acyl-carrier-protein] reductase translates to MRLLENKVVIVTGAARGIGEGIALKLAEHGANIAFTYVSESSADKAKSLEEKLAGHGVKAKAYRSNAGEFSQCESFVNDVVKEFGSVDVCVNNAGISKDNLLLRMTPESWDDVMNINLKSVFNMTKQVIRPMMKAKSGSIVNMSSVIGLMGNAGQGSYAASKAGILGFTKSVAKELGSRNVRCNAIAPGFVETDMTSYLKEGEQADKYKAGIPLGRFGTAEDIANVTLFLASDMSAYMTGQVLSVDGGLYM, encoded by the coding sequence ATGAGACTTCTCGAAAATAAAGTTGTCATCGTAACCGGCGCGGCCCGCGGCATCGGCGAAGGCATTGCCCTGAAACTGGCCGAACACGGCGCAAACATCGCGTTTACTTACGTTAGCGAAAGCAGTGCAGACAAAGCAAAATCACTGGAAGAAAAATTGGCCGGCCATGGCGTAAAAGCAAAAGCCTACCGCAGCAATGCCGGTGAATTTTCGCAATGCGAAAGCTTCGTAAACGACGTGGTGAAAGAGTTTGGCTCGGTAGACGTTTGCGTGAACAACGCAGGCATTTCAAAAGACAATCTATTGCTGCGCATGACGCCGGAAAGCTGGGATGATGTGATGAACATAAATTTGAAAAGTGTATTCAACATGACCAAGCAAGTCATTCGGCCGATGATGAAAGCAAAGAGTGGCAGCATCGTCAACATGAGTTCCGTAATTGGTTTGATGGGCAACGCAGGACAAGGAAGTTACGCCGCTTCAAAGGCCGGCATTTTGGGTTTTACAAAATCGGTTGCAAAAGAATTGGGTTCACGCAACGTTCGCTGCAATGCCATTGCGCCGGGCTTTGTGGAAACGGACATGACCTCTTACCTCAAAGAAGGTGAGCAGGCAGACAAATACAAAGCAGGCATTCCGCTGGGCCGCTTTGGTACCGCGGAAGACATTGCGAATGTTACGCTGTTTCTTGCAAGTGATATGAGCGCCTATATGACCGGGCAAGTGTTGAGCGTGGACGGCGGATTGTACATGTAG